One Misgurnus anguillicaudatus chromosome 19, ASM2758022v2, whole genome shotgun sequence genomic region harbors:
- the LOC129422790 gene encoding uncharacterized protein, producing MEVKEESQAEVDEKHQIVKINHNVSQKETLKTEDIKCEKSFREDERPADHKRTHSEEKPFTCQQCGKSFRTKVNLNVHMRTHTGEKPFTCHQCEKSFTTASNLKKHLRIHTGEKPYTCHLCGKSFTFQTSLKRHIKAHSGEKPHACHHCDKRFPDKSKLKIHIRVHTGEQPYTCHLCGKSFRTKPKLKVHMRIHTGEKPFVCHHCEKSFITAYELKIHMMTHTGDKPYTCQQCGKSFSVERDLKIHARIHTGEKPYTCHECEKCFRSKSSLITHMKIHKREKPYACFHCGKCFSMECQLKRHMMIHSEKKPHACLQCEKSFIVKRRLEAHMRTHTGEKPYICLQCDRSYTSEGNLKTHMTVCDSHQR from the coding sequence atggaagtgaaagaggagagtcaagctgaagtggatgagaaacatcagattgtaaaaataaaccataatgtttcacagaaagaaactctgaagacagaagacataaagtgtgaaaagagttttagaGAAGATGAACGCCCTGCAGATCACAAGAGGACTCACAGTGAagagaaacctttcacatgtcaacagtgtggaaagagtttcagaacaAAAGTTAACCTTAACGTACACATGAGGactcacaccggagagaaaccattCACATGCcatcagtgtgaaaagagttttacaactgCATCTAACCTTAAGAAACAtttgagaattcacactggagagaaaccttacacttgtcatctgtgtggaaagagtttcacctTTCAAACGAGCCTTAAACGCCACATAAAAGCTCACAGTGGGGAAAAGCCACACGCGTGCCATCACTGTGACAAGAGGTTCCCAGATAAAAGTAAACTTAAGATACACAttagagttcacactggagagcaaccttacacttgtcatctgtgtggaaagagtttcagaacaAAACCTAAGCTTAAAGTacacatgaggattcacaccggagagaaaccattTGTGTGCCATCattgtgaaaagagttttataACTGCATATGAACTTAAGATACACATGATGACTCACACTGGAGATAAACCTTACActtgtcaacagtgtggaaagagtttctctGTTGAAAGAGACCTTAAGATTCATgcaagaattcacactggagagaaaccttacacatgCCATGAGTGTGAAAAATGTTTCAGAAGTAAGAGTAGCCTTATAACACACATGAAAATCCACAAAAGAGAGAAACCATATGCATGTTTTCACTGTGGAAAGTGTTTTAGTATGGAGTGTCAACTTAAGAGACACATGATGATTCACAGTGAAAAGAAACCTCACgcatgtcttcagtgtgaaaagagttttataGTAAAACGTAGACTTGAGGCTCACATGAgaactcacactggagagaaaccttacatatGTCTTCAGTGTGATAGGAGTTATACAAGTGAAGGTAATCTTAAGACACACATGACAGTGTGTGATTCACACCAGAGATAA